Proteins co-encoded in one Armatimonadota bacterium genomic window:
- a CDS encoding cyclic nucleotide-binding protein → MEQNLVKDFMQRIDVLSALNGRIARKVEQEAQERFVRRRDPVFEPGDPEDEVYIVKEGRVRLYRQSPAGKEISLALFDPGEMFGEMALFFPSQRLNTAEAHEDTELYVVPVETFQRWMQEDSEIKELILYLMADRRRAMEQKAADLVAMEVPQRMAKTILWLFDRYRTDIIAGKIALNIRLTHHELASLSGTTRETATLILNRFRRDGYIDFFGRRMILLNEAELVRIATTYE, encoded by the coding sequence ATGGAACAGAACCTGGTCAAAGACTTCATGCAGCGCATCGATGTGCTTTCCGCTCTGAACGGACGCATCGCCCGTAAAGTGGAGCAGGAGGCACAGGAGCGTTTTGTACGCCGTCGCGACCCCGTTTTCGAGCCGGGAGACCCTGAGGATGAAGTGTATATCGTGAAAGAGGGGCGGGTGCGGCTTTATCGTCAGTCTCCGGCTGGCAAAGAGATTTCGCTCGCGCTGTTCGATCCCGGGGAGATGTTTGGCGAGATGGCGCTGTTCTTCCCCTCGCAACGGTTGAACACCGCAGAGGCGCATGAGGACACGGAGCTGTACGTGGTGCCAGTCGAGACCTTCCAGCGCTGGATGCAGGAAGATAGTGAGATCAAGGAATTGATCCTTTACCTGATGGCGGACAGGCGGCGCGCGATGGAACAGAAGGCAGCAGACCTTGTGGCGATGGAAGTGCCTCAGCGCATGGCAAAGACCATCCTGTGGCTGTTCGACCGTTACCGCACCGACATCATCGCGGGCAAAATCGCGCTCAACATTCGCCTGACGCACCACGAACTTGCCAGTCTATCAGGCACCACGCGCGAAACCGCTACGCTTATCCTGAACCGCTTCCGTCGGGATGGCTACATCGATTTCTTCGGGCGGCGGATGATACTGTTGAACGAAGCGGAACTGGTTCGCATCGCCACGACATACGAATGA
- the argC gene encoding N-acetyl-gamma-glutamyl-phosphate reductase has protein sequence MRHRKIHVGIGGASGYAGGELVRLLLQHPDVQITYLSSHTYAGKPISTAFPGLAAHHLPPLEEFDVQRAAQKADILFLAGETGFAMQVAKPLLEAGVRLIDLSADFRLHDPAVYAQWYRREHSAIDLLDEAVYGLPELVPHSHLREARLVANPGCYPTGAVLALAPVLAQGWVEPDSLVIDAKSGVSGAGRSKFGLDYHFAELNESMRAYGVPTHRHTPEIEQMLSEVAGRQIAVTFTPHLIPITRGILCTAYARLLRSISAQELSLHYRRFYQDKTFVVVREPGDFPATKHVAGTNYCHLSLTVDERTGRLVVTSVIDNLVKGAAGQAVQNMNLMLGLVESRGLELPPVFP, from the coding sequence ATGAGACATCGAAAGATACATGTGGGCATCGGTGGCGCTTCGGGCTATGCGGGTGGAGAGCTGGTGCGCCTGCTGTTACAACACCCCGACGTACAGATTACCTATCTGAGCTCGCACACCTACGCGGGTAAACCCATCAGCACCGCCTTCCCCGGTCTCGCAGCACACCACCTGCCGCCGCTGGAAGAGTTCGACGTGCAACGGGCAGCGCAGAAGGCTGACATCCTCTTTCTGGCGGGTGAGACGGGTTTCGCCATGCAGGTTGCCAAGCCGCTGCTGGAGGCGGGCGTGCGCCTGATTGACCTCTCCGCCGACTTCCGGCTGCATGACCCCGCCGTGTATGCGCAGTGGTATCGGCGTGAGCACTCCGCGATAGACCTGTTGGACGAGGCGGTATACGGCTTGCCGGAGCTGGTTCCGCACAGCCATCTGCGCGAGGCAAGGCTGGTGGCAAACCCCGGTTGCTACCCCACTGGTGCTGTGCTCGCGCTGGCTCCCGTGCTGGCGCAGGGGTGGGTGGAACCCGACTCACTGGTGATAGACGCCAAATCGGGCGTGTCGGGCGCGGGCAGGTCCAAATTCGGGCTGGACTACCACTTCGCCGAACTCAACGAGAGTATGCGCGCCTACGGCGTGCCCACTCACCGACACACCCCGGAAATCGAGCAGATGCTGTCGGAGGTCGCAGGCAGGCAGATTGCCGTCACCTTCACACCCCACCTGATACCCATCACCCGCGGCATCCTGTGTACCGCGTATGCCCGGCTGTTGCGCTCCATCTCGGCGCAGGAATTGAGCCTGCACTACCGCCGATTCTATCAGGACAAGACCTTCGTGGTGGTGCGTGAGCCCGGCGACTTCCCCGCCACCAAACATGTTGCCGGTACGAACTATTGCCACCTCAGCCTGACGGTAGATGAGCGCACCGGGCGGCTGGTGGTCACCAGTGTCATCGATAATCTGGTGAAGGGTGCGGCGGGACAGGCGGTGCAGAACATGAACCTGATGCTGGGGCTGGTGGAATCGCGTGGGCTGGAGCTGCCACCGGTATTTCCGTAG
- a CDS encoding multidrug ABC transporter ATP-binding protein, with the protein MLEVTNLYKSFRSVRAVNGLSLQVQAGEIVGLLGPNGAGKTTTLRCICGILRPDAGQIVVGGYDLATQQQQAKRLMAFIPEVPNPYELLTVREHIQFVAMCYGTMDTFRERIEELLHRFDLKEKEHELAATLSKGMRQKLAVACAFVHNAKVFLCDEPLIGIDPKGQHELKSELQRLRDEGCAILVSTHQLDTAERLCDRVIIMQAGRKLAEGTLAELQEQAQMADSTLEQVFLRLTEEAQDASAVVSHVASPDQ; encoded by the coding sequence ATGCTCGAAGTCACCAATCTCTACAAATCCTTTCGGAGCGTGCGGGCGGTCAACGGACTGAGCTTGCAAGTACAGGCGGGCGAGATAGTGGGCTTGCTGGGCCCCAACGGTGCAGGCAAAACCACTACCCTGCGCTGTATCTGTGGTATCCTCCGCCCCGACGCAGGGCAGATTGTGGTGGGAGGCTACGACCTCGCCACGCAGCAACAGCAGGCAAAGCGACTGATGGCGTTTATCCCCGAGGTGCCCAACCCCTACGAACTTCTCACCGTGCGCGAGCATATCCAGTTTGTGGCGATGTGTTACGGCACGATGGATACCTTCCGCGAGCGCATCGAGGAGTTGCTACACCGCTTTGACCTGAAGGAGAAGGAGCACGAGCTGGCGGCTACCCTCTCCAAAGGCATGAGGCAGAAGCTGGCGGTGGCTTGCGCCTTTGTGCACAACGCAAAAGTGTTCCTGTGTGACGAGCCGCTGATAGGTATTGACCCCAAAGGGCAGCACGAGCTGAAAAGCGAGCTGCAACGCCTGCGCGATGAGGGATGCGCCATCCTGGTCAGCACACACCAGCTGGACACCGCCGAGCGACTATGCGACCGGGTGATCATCATGCAGGCGGGGCGCAAGCTGGCGGAGGGCACTCTGGCGGAACTGCAGGAACAGGCGCAGATGGCAGACAGCACGCTGGAGCAGGTGTTCTTGCGCCTGACCGAGGAGGCACAGGATGCAAGCGCTGTGGTTTCTCACGTGGCGTCTCCTGATCAATAG